One window from the genome of Mucilaginibacter ginsenosidivorans encodes:
- the tkt gene encoding transketolase, translating into MATDKKDIEQLAIDTVRILSADAVQKANSGHPGTPMAIAPIGHVLWTQFMHYNPKNPHWANRDRFILSAGHACMFQYSFLYMTGYDLTMDDLKNFRQLHSKTAGHPEYGLLDGIEVTTGPLGQGFANGVGFAIGQKYLAARYNKPGFDLFNYKIYAVCSDGDLMEGVASEAASLAGHLELGNIIYIYDDNHISIEGDTDITFNEDVAKRFESYGWHVQVVNDVNDTKALSNAINNAKIETSKPSIIKVRSHIAYGSPNKVDTAGAHGSPLGPDEIKLVKKFFGFDPEQSFVVPDEVLEYYRNCGAKGADTEKKWNDLFAEYKKKFPELAAEYEQVTSGELPKGWADSLPVFKAEGKMATRQASGKVLNAIASKLPTLIGGAADLAPSTETNMKEYSSFTVEHRDGRNFHFGIREHAMGSALNGMALTKGIIPFGATFLMFSEYMRPPIRLAAIMKIRPIFVYTHDSIGLGEDGTTHQPIEQLASLRSIPNIVVLRPADANETAHAWRVALEHKDGPVVLVFTRQGLPVIDQDKYTSAFELEKGAYILSDSEKTPDVILIATGSEVSLIMAAQEKLKADGVNARVVSMPSWELFEKQSAAYKEKVFPKSVKKRLAVEMASPLGWHKYVTDEGDVLAMHGFGESAPAEELYKEFGFTVDNVVAKAKALLK; encoded by the coding sequence ATGGCTACAGATAAAAAAGACATAGAACAATTAGCGATAGATACCGTAAGGATATTATCAGCTGATGCTGTACAAAAAGCAAACTCCGGACACCCTGGCACGCCCATGGCGATAGCCCCTATTGGCCATGTACTTTGGACGCAGTTCATGCATTATAACCCTAAGAACCCACATTGGGCCAACCGCGACAGGTTTATCCTTTCGGCAGGACACGCCTGTATGTTCCAGTATAGTTTCCTTTACATGACAGGTTATGACCTGACCATGGATGATCTGAAGAATTTCAGGCAGTTGCACAGCAAAACAGCTGGTCACCCCGAATACGGTCTTTTGGATGGTATCGAGGTAACTACCGGCCCGCTTGGACAGGGATTTGCCAACGGAGTTGGTTTTGCCATAGGTCAGAAATATTTGGCAGCACGTTATAACAAACCTGGTTTCGATCTCTTTAACTACAAAATATACGCGGTGTGCAGTGATGGCGACCTGATGGAAGGTGTTGCGTCGGAAGCTGCTTCACTGGCTGGCCATCTGGAGCTGGGCAATATCATTTATATCTACGATGATAACCACATTTCGATAGAGGGTGATACTGATATAACCTTCAACGAAGATGTCGCCAAACGCTTTGAATCGTACGGCTGGCATGTACAGGTAGTGAATGACGTTAACGATACCAAAGCACTTTCCAACGCCATAAACAACGCTAAAATTGAAACCAGCAAGCCGTCTATCATCAAAGTACGTTCGCATATCGCTTACGGCAGCCCAAACAAGGTGGATACGGCCGGTGCACACGGTTCGCCGCTTGGCCCGGATGAGATAAAACTGGTGAAGAAATTCTTTGGATTTGATCCCGAGCAATCCTTTGTCGTACCGGATGAAGTGCTGGAATATTATCGCAATTGCGGTGCGAAAGGTGCGGATACAGAAAAGAAATGGAACGACCTTTTTGCAGAATATAAAAAGAAATTCCCCGAATTGGCTGCGGAATATGAACAGGTAACCAGCGGTGAATTACCAAAAGGCTGGGCCGACAGTTTACCGGTATTTAAGGCAGAAGGCAAGATGGCAACCCGCCAGGCGTCCGGCAAGGTGTTAAATGCCATTGCTTCAAAATTGCCGACATTGATAGGCGGCGCTGCTGACCTCGCCCCATCTACCGAAACCAACATGAAAGAGTACAGCTCTTTCACGGTTGAGCATAGGGACGGGCGTAACTTCCATTTTGGTATACGCGAACATGCAATGGGTTCGGCTTTAAATGGTATGGCTTTGACCAAAGGCATTATCCCTTTCGGCGCCACGTTCCTGATGTTTTCTGAGTATATGCGGCCGCCTATACGTTTGGCAGCGATTATGAAGATACGCCCGATATTTGTTTATACACATGATAGCATAGGCCTGGGCGAAGACGGAACTACACATCAACCGATAGAACAATTAGCGTCTTTGCGTTCGATACCAAATATCGTTGTACTTCGTCCCGCCGACGCGAATGAAACCGCACATGCATGGCGTGTAGCTTTAGAGCATAAAGATGGCCCGGTGGTATTGGTATTCACCCGCCAGGGATTGCCGGTCATCGACCAGGATAAATATACCAGTGCATTTGAATTGGAAAAGGGCGCTTACATTTTATCAGATTCTGAAAAAACGCCCGACGTAATACTGATAGCTACCGGTTCAGAGGTTTCCTTAATTATGGCTGCGCAGGAGAAATTGAAAGCCGATGGCGTAAACGCCCGCGTGGTAAGTATGCCGTCGTGGGAACTATTTGAAAAACAATCGGCTGCTTACAAAGAAAAGGTGTTCCCGAAATCCGTTAAGAAACGCTTGGCGGTGGAAATGGCCTCGCCGCTTGGCTGGCACAAGTATGTAACGGACGAGGGAGACGTCCTCGCTATGCACGGCTTTGGTGAGTCGGCCCCGGCAGAAGAACTCTATAAGGAGTTTGGATTTACCGTGGATAACGTGGTGGCAAAAGCTAAAGCATTACTTAAGTAA
- the gndA gene encoding NADP-dependent phosphogluconate dehydrogenase has protein sequence MSDTTKYAFGMIGLGTMGRSLLLNMADHGFAVAGHDKDASKVASLNEEGKDKDVKGFGDVAEFIHSLTTPRAIMMLVPAGKIVDAVIDELTPLLDKGDILIDGGNSHFTDTNRRVDELEAKGLHFFGMGVSGGEEGARRGPSMMPGGDKEAYNVMKPIFEAIAAHVNGEPCVTYIGPGASGHFVKMVHNGIEYGLMQLIAETYEIMKKGLKMDNASIGEVYTKWNEGRLQSFLMDITKDIFAFNAPGTDHLLIDDIKDEARAKGTGKWTSQVAMDLQAPIPTIDSAVSMRDLSKYKQLREQASTLYSQAEPEMDVDKEEFLAALEQAFYFSMIISYAQGMHLLTNASTEYKYDLKLGEIAKIWRGGCIIRSAFLNDIFNAYQNDPQLAHLLLDGGVEDLVSETVKGARKVLSATIGAGIAAPAFAASLSYFDNFRNKRMPSNLTQAQRDYFGAHTYELIGKEGVFHTQWTKKND, from the coding sequence ATGAGCGATACAACTAAATATGCCTTTGGCATGATAGGTTTGGGTACCATGGGCCGCAGCTTGCTGCTCAACATGGCCGATCATGGATTTGCAGTAGCCGGTCACGATAAAGATGCTTCGAAAGTAGCCTCGTTAAACGAAGAGGGCAAGGATAAGGACGTAAAAGGTTTTGGCGATGTGGCGGAGTTTATTCACAGCCTGACCACGCCACGCGCTATCATGATGCTGGTTCCGGCAGGTAAAATTGTCGATGCGGTTATTGATGAACTGACCCCATTATTGGACAAAGGCGATATTTTGATCGACGGTGGTAATTCGCATTTTACAGATACCAACCGCCGTGTAGACGAACTGGAAGCTAAAGGCCTGCACTTTTTCGGTATGGGCGTTTCCGGCGGCGAAGAAGGCGCCCGCCGCGGGCCGAGTATGATGCCGGGTGGTGATAAAGAGGCTTATAATGTAATGAAGCCTATATTCGAGGCCATTGCCGCCCACGTTAACGGCGAGCCATGTGTCACTTATATAGGTCCGGGCGCTTCGGGGCACTTTGTGAAAATGGTTCACAACGGTATCGAATATGGGTTGATGCAACTGATAGCCGAAACTTACGAGATCATGAAAAAAGGCCTCAAAATGGATAATGCTTCTATTGGCGAGGTATATACCAAATGGAACGAAGGCAGATTGCAGTCATTCCTGATGGACATTACCAAGGATATTTTCGCTTTCAATGCACCGGGTACCGATCATTTGCTTATAGACGATATTAAAGATGAGGCCAGGGCCAAAGGTACGGGTAAATGGACATCGCAGGTGGCAATGGATCTGCAGGCGCCAATACCAACTATCGACTCCGCCGTTTCTATGCGCGACCTGTCCAAATACAAGCAACTGCGTGAACAGGCATCTACCCTGTATAGCCAGGCCGAACCGGAAATGGATGTGGATAAAGAAGAATTTCTTGCTGCGCTGGAGCAGGCATTTTATTTCAGCATGATCATCAGCTATGCACAGGGCATGCATTTGCTAACAAATGCATCAACAGAATATAAATATGATCTTAAACTTGGCGAAATAGCCAAGATATGGCGTGGCGGTTGCATCATACGCTCAGCCTTCCTGAATGATATTTTCAATGCCTATCAAAACGATCCGCAGTTAGCTCATTTGTTGCTCGACGGCGGGGTAGAGGACCTGGTTTCTGAAACCGTAAAAGGCGCCCGAAAAGTATTGTCTGCAACTATTGGTGCGGGTATAGCCGCGCCTGCTTTTGCTGCTTCGCTTAGCTATTTTGACAATTTCCGGAATAAAAGAATGCCATCGAATCTTACCCAGGCACAGCGCGACTATTTTGGTGCGCACACCTATGAATTGATAGGCAAGGAAGGCGTCTTCCATACCCAATGGACCAAAAAGAATGATTAA
- a CDS encoding alpha-L-fucosidase, with translation MKRTLFTLLTCFVFTQAFCQSAPKPYGPLPSKGQLNWQAIGMYCIVHFGPDTYTDKEWGYGDEDPQIFNPTQFNAMQIVGAAKAGGFKGIIVVAKHHDGFCLWPTKTTEHNISKSPYKNGKGDILREYREACDKLGMQMGVYCSPWDRNSALYGKPEYVTDVYRKQLEELYSNYGPLFIVWHDGANGGDGYYGGAKEVRKIDRSTYYGWDITWGIARKLQPNAVIFGDVGPDVRWVGNEEGHAGETSWATYTPHAPEAGKKPGNGFTKDSEGTEGQRNGEYWMPAECDVPFRPGWFYHKAQDGKAKTADSLMNLYFKSVGRGACLDLGLEPDQRGMLNDDDVDKLKEFGNNLRKTFAVNLAKGAKLKASNVRGGNMAKFGPAHLLDNDRYSYWATDDKVKTPELILDLHKSKLFNVIRLRENIKLGQRIDAVAVDAWQNGKWQQIASVTSIGGNRLIRLNENVKASKVRLRITKAPVCIALSDFGLYREIKFPPPVVHSP, from the coding sequence ATGAAACGAACCCTTTTTACACTGTTAACCTGTTTTGTATTTACACAGGCATTTTGTCAATCCGCACCAAAACCATACGGACCATTGCCGTCAAAGGGCCAGTTGAACTGGCAGGCCATAGGTATGTACTGCATCGTACACTTCGGGCCGGATACCTATACGGATAAGGAGTGGGGCTATGGCGATGAAGACCCTCAGATTTTTAATCCCACCCAGTTTAATGCGATGCAAATAGTAGGCGCCGCAAAGGCGGGCGGTTTTAAGGGTATCATCGTAGTAGCTAAACACCATGATGGTTTTTGCCTTTGGCCAACCAAGACCACTGAACATAATATCTCTAAAAGCCCTTATAAAAATGGCAAAGGTGATATTCTGCGTGAATACCGCGAAGCTTGCGACAAACTTGGCATGCAAATGGGCGTTTATTGCTCGCCCTGGGACAGGAATAGCGCCTTATATGGCAAACCGGAGTATGTGACCGATGTTTACCGCAAACAACTGGAAGAATTATATAGTAACTATGGCCCCTTGTTTATAGTGTGGCACGATGGCGCGAATGGGGGCGATGGGTACTACGGCGGCGCCAAAGAGGTGCGTAAAATTGACCGCTCTACCTATTACGGCTGGGATATAACCTGGGGCATAGCACGGAAATTACAACCGAATGCCGTTATTTTTGGCGATGTGGGCCCGGATGTGCGCTGGGTTGGTAACGAGGAGGGGCATGCCGGCGAAACCAGTTGGGCCACATACACGCCCCATGCACCGGAAGCCGGCAAAAAGCCGGGGAATGGATTTACCAAAGATTCGGAAGGTACCGAAGGGCAGCGCAATGGTGAATATTGGATGCCGGCCGAGTGCGATGTACCGTTCAGGCCGGGATGGTTTTATCATAAGGCACAGGACGGCAAAGCAAAAACAGCGGACTCGCTGATGAACCTTTATTTCAAAAGTGTGGGAAGGGGCGCCTGTCTTGATCTCGGCCTGGAGCCAGATCAACGGGGAATGCTCAACGACGATGACGTAGACAAGCTGAAGGAATTCGGAAATAACTTAAGGAAAACGTTTGCAGTTAACCTGGCGAAAGGCGCAAAACTGAAAGCAAGCAATGTGAGGGGCGGAAACATGGCTAAATTCGGTCCGGCACATTTGCTTGATAATGATCGTTACAGCTATTGGGCAACCGATGACAAAGTAAAAACACCTGAACTTATTCTTGATTTACATAAGTCTAAATTATTCAATGTCATTCGGTTAAGAGAAAATATTAAACTTGGACAACGGATAGATGCGGTAGCCGTTGATGCGTGGCAAAACGGCAAATGGCAGCAAATTGCCTCGGTCACGAGCATTGGCGGAAACCGGCTGATACGTCTCAATGAAAACGTTAAAGCGAGCAAAGTAAGGCTTCGCATCACCAAAGCGCCGGTATGTATCGCGTTAAGCGACTTTGGACTGTACCGGGAGATCAAATTTCCTCCTCCGGTTGTACATTCGCCCTGA
- a CDS encoding redoxin domain-containing protein: MSEIAPNHEYTFRTTYALKPVKKGDAVPDFTLEKDNFRWQQFFNGVETHGPIMLRQMLNKPLVISFYSSHWREYGLNLLKQLNNIQQDIRGFDANLLVISAEKERRLEKLAWDNNMSLSFYFDAQREVAERFGVYSESDPIWTRISGVDINVPLLATYVISPSGKIIYDHIDWNFSEIFPSKEILAAVAERL; this comes from the coding sequence ATGTCCGAAATCGCACCCAACCATGAATACACCTTCAGAACAACTTATGCGCTGAAGCCCGTAAAAAAAGGTGACGCAGTTCCTGATTTTACATTGGAGAAAGACAACTTTCGCTGGCAGCAGTTTTTCAATGGCGTGGAAACGCATGGTCCCATCATGCTGCGACAAATGCTGAACAAGCCGCTGGTTATTAGTTTCTATTCAAGTCATTGGCGCGAATATGGCCTTAACCTGTTAAAGCAATTGAATAATATACAACAGGATATAAGAGGGTTTGATGCGAACCTGCTGGTCATCAGCGCTGAGAAGGAGAGAAGGCTTGAGAAACTGGCCTGGGATAACAACATGTCGTTAAGTTTCTATTTCGACGCCCAAAGAGAGGTGGCCGAGCGTTTTGGTGTTTATTCTGAAAGCGACCCGATATGGACCCGGATATCAGGCGTTGATATTAATGTCCCGCTGCTGGCAACTTATGTCATATCGCCTTCGGGTAAAATAATATACGATCATATCGACTGGAATTTCTCAGAAATTTTCCCGTCTAAGGAAATATTAGCTGCCGTGGCGGAACGACTTTAA
- a CDS encoding HAD family hydrolase, translating into MEAAALKVLFFDIGGVLLTNGWGRDSRKLAAEQFGLDYDEVNEIHNFIFNVYEIGSIDLDEYLDTVIFNHPRDFTREDFKEFIFSRSKELPDTLAWLKQWKKDCGFRIISINNEGKELNDYRVKKFKLHEVFDAFVSSCEVNMRKPDPGIFKLAMGIAQALPQQCVYFDDRIMFANAAQKLGIRSYQHTSFESTQKILEELKKEKSN; encoded by the coding sequence ATGGAAGCAGCGGCTTTAAAGGTCCTGTTTTTTGATATTGGCGGCGTGCTTTTGACAAACGGCTGGGGCCGCGATTCAAGAAAGCTGGCCGCCGAGCAATTCGGGCTAGATTACGACGAGGTAAATGAGATACACAATTTCATTTTCAATGTCTATGAAATAGGCAGCATTGACCTCGACGAGTATCTTGATACGGTGATATTTAATCACCCCCGCGATTTTACACGGGAGGACTTTAAGGAATTTATATTTTCACGGTCCAAAGAACTTCCTGATACGCTGGCCTGGTTGAAACAATGGAAAAAGGATTGCGGTTTCAGGATCATATCCATCAATAACGAAGGCAAGGAATTGAATGACTACCGTGTTAAAAAATTTAAGCTGCACGAGGTTTTTGATGCTTTTGTGTCATCTTGTGAAGTGAACATGCGCAAACCCGATCCCGGCATTTTCAAACTGGCAATGGGTATAGCGCAGGCGTTGCCTCAGCAATGTGTTTATTTTGACGATAGGATCATGTTTGCAAACGCCGCGCAAAAACTGGGTATCCGTTCATACCAGCACACCAGTTTTGAATCGACCCAAAAAATATTGGAAGAATTAAAAAAAGAAAAATCAAACTAA
- a CDS encoding ROK family protein — translation MKKTEGSPLKFLSIDIGGSHIKATILNEKGELKMSYEKIATPKPSTPESVVAAIKQLAKSFPGYDRISVGFPGYVKNGVIKTAPNLGTESWKDFDLSKKLEEELGAPARVVNDADMQGLGLVSGKGLEMVVTLGTGFGTALLVDGQLMPHLEISHHPISKGKDYDEYIGDKALQKEGVQKWNRRMKKVLSVIKTVVNYDTLYIGGGNSDKLKFKLDKDIKIVSNIEGIRGGARLWQSDHRHDLITATPVEEVN, via the coding sequence ATGAAAAAAACCGAAGGTTCTCCACTAAAATTTCTTTCCATCGATATAGGTGGATCACACATCAAAGCCACCATTTTGAATGAAAAAGGGGAGTTGAAGATGAGCTATGAAAAAATTGCGACGCCAAAGCCCTCTACGCCCGAAAGCGTGGTAGCTGCTATCAAACAACTGGCCAAATCATTCCCGGGATATGACAGGATCTCGGTCGGTTTTCCGGGCTACGTAAAAAACGGTGTGATAAAAACTGCGCCGAATCTCGGGACCGAATCCTGGAAAGATTTTGATCTCAGCAAGAAACTGGAGGAAGAACTTGGGGCGCCGGCGCGTGTAGTGAACGATGCGGATATGCAGGGCCTTGGCCTGGTAAGCGGCAAGGGGCTCGAGATGGTAGTAACGCTTGGAACAGGTTTCGGGACGGCGCTATTGGTCGACGGGCAATTGATGCCGCACCTCGAGATTTCGCACCACCCAATTTCCAAAGGCAAGGATTATGACGAATATATAGGTGACAAGGCGCTTCAAAAAGAGGGTGTGCAAAAATGGAACCGGCGAATGAAAAAAGTACTTAGCGTAATTAAAACGGTAGTCAATTATGATACTTTGTATATAGGGGGCGGTAATTCAGATAAGTTAAAATTCAAGCTGGATAAGGATATCAAAATAGTATCGAATATCGAAGGAATAAGGGGTGGCGCCAGGCTTTGGCAATCAGACCACCGCCACGACCTGATAACAGCAACACCGGTAGAAGAAGTAAACTAA
- the tal gene encoding transaldolase, with protein sequence MEANRVKQIHSFGQSIWLDFIARSIINSGELKQLIDVDGIRGVTSNPAIFEKAITSSSDYDDDIRELSEKSEDNEEIFFGLAISDIQKATDLFKGVYEESNGEDGYVSLEVSPFLALDTEKTASQAADLWKKVDRKNVMIKIPGTKPGLEAIRRSIAKGININVTLLFGLPRYEEVTEAYISGLEDHLAAGHSIGHISSVASFFLSRIDVMVDPMLDEKGAPELKGEVAIASAKKAYEIYKRVFSGPRWEKLAAQGAKPQRLLWASTSSKNPAFKDTKYVEALIGPETVDTVPLETVEAFRDHGIAENTLETGLAEATAVLDKLKSVGINIDEITQKLEDEGIDKFNKPFEKLLQAIEDQKAKVK encoded by the coding sequence ATGGAAGCTAACAGAGTAAAACAGATACACAGTTTTGGCCAGAGCATCTGGCTGGATTTTATTGCCCGTAGCATCATCAACTCAGGTGAATTGAAACAACTGATCGATGTGGATGGCATCAGGGGCGTTACTTCGAACCCGGCTATATTCGAAAAAGCGATTACCAGCAGTTCTGATTATGATGACGATATCAGGGAGTTATCCGAAAAAAGTGAAGATAATGAAGAGATATTCTTTGGCCTTGCTATTAGCGACATTCAAAAAGCTACAGATCTCTTCAAAGGGGTTTATGAGGAATCAAATGGTGAAGACGGTTATGTGAGTTTGGAAGTATCGCCTTTCCTGGCGTTGGATACCGAAAAAACAGCCAGCCAGGCAGCTGACCTGTGGAAAAAGGTGGATCGCAAAAATGTGATGATAAAAATTCCCGGGACTAAGCCGGGATTGGAAGCTATCCGCCGATCGATAGCAAAAGGTATCAATATTAACGTTACGTTATTGTTTGGTCTTCCTCGCTACGAGGAAGTAACCGAAGCTTATATTTCGGGGCTGGAAGATCATTTGGCCGCAGGTCATTCTATTGGGCATATTTCATCCGTCGCCAGTTTCTTCCTGAGCCGCATTGATGTAATGGTTGACCCTATGCTGGATGAGAAAGGCGCACCCGAATTGAAAGGCGAAGTAGCTATCGCGTCAGCAAAGAAAGCTTACGAAATTTACAAACGCGTATTTAGCGGGCCACGTTGGGAAAAACTAGCGGCGCAGGGTGCTAAACCACAACGTTTGCTTTGGGCAAGTACCAGCAGCAAGAACCCGGCGTTTAAGGATACCAAATATGTGGAAGCATTGATCGGCCCTGAAACTGTCGATACCGTTCCACTGGAAACTGTTGAGGCATTCCGCGACCATGGTATTGCTGAAAATACCTTAGAGACCGGCCTTGCTGAAGCCACCGCCGTATTGGACAAACTGAAATCGGTCGGCATCAATATCGACGAGATCACACAAAAGCTAGAAGATGAAGGTATCGACAAGTTCAACAAACCTTTTGAAAAATTATTACAGGCTATAGAAGATCAGAAAGCTAAAGTGAAATAA
- a CDS encoding SMP-30/gluconolactonase/LRE family protein, with the protein MKNVKFIIAIAAACVTAHGYAQQALFDTTERPKLIAKQFSFTEGASVDKKGNVFFTDQPNNQIWEYSTDGKLSLWMENTQRSNGTYFDAKGNLVSCADEHDRLVSISPKKKITVLVNDYNGRLMNGPNDVWVAPNGDMYITDPYYQRDWWQRKKPDLESQDVYYLPKGTHSPIMVVNDMKQPNGIVGTPDGKYLYIADIASNKTYKYTIQPDGKLADKQLFCELGSDGMTLDEQGNVYLTGKGVTIFNPSGAQVGHIDIPEPWTANLCFAGKKKDLLFITASKAVYIMQMKVRGVE; encoded by the coding sequence ATGAAAAACGTTAAGTTCATTATTGCCATCGCGGCGGCTTGTGTTACGGCGCATGGATATGCGCAGCAGGCGCTGTTTGATACCACCGAAAGACCTAAATTGATAGCGAAGCAGTTCAGCTTTACCGAAGGGGCTTCCGTAGATAAAAAAGGCAACGTTTTCTTTACCGACCAGCCCAACAACCAGATTTGGGAATATAGTACAGATGGCAAACTTTCACTCTGGATGGAGAATACGCAACGGTCGAATGGGACTTACTTCGATGCAAAAGGTAACCTTGTCAGCTGTGCCGATGAACATGACAGGCTGGTATCCATAAGTCCGAAAAAGAAGATCACAGTTTTGGTAAATGATTATAACGGCCGCCTGATGAACGGACCAAACGATGTTTGGGTAGCTCCGAACGGCGATATGTATATTACAGACCCATACTATCAACGTGATTGGTGGCAACGTAAAAAACCGGACCTGGAAAGCCAGGATGTCTATTATTTGCCCAAGGGCACACATAGTCCCATTATGGTGGTTAACGATATGAAACAGCCCAATGGAATAGTGGGCACGCCGGATGGTAAATATTTGTATATCGCAGATATAGCCTCAAACAAAACTTATAAATACACTATTCAGCCCGATGGTAAGCTTGCTGATAAACAATTGTTTTGCGAATTGGGTTCTGACGGCATGACGCTGGATGAACAGGGTAATGTATATCTCACAGGAAAAGGTGTGACGATTTTTAATCCATCCGGAGCCCAGGTAGGACACATTGATATTCCCGAGCCCTGGACCGCAAATTTGTGTTTCGCCGGGAAAAAGAAAGACCTGCTTTTTATAACAGCATCAAAGGCCGTTTATATCATGCAGATGAAGGTTAGGGGAGTGGAATGA
- the rpiA gene encoding ribose 5-phosphate isomerase A yields MNWKNSLISRLEWSGEIININGKQKVAWEIAAKVKDGDILGVGSGSTSYLALVAIAERIKSEKLSVKAITTSIEISMFCSKFGVQQTSLFEHRPDWLFDGADEVDPDNNLIKGRGGAMFKEKLLMSSSPVNYIIVDESKMVQKLNTRFPVPVEVYPQALLHVEKELKQLGANSIVLRPAKGKDGSIITENNNLVLDCNFDEVYTGLEKDIKTITGVIESGLFIGYKPEILMAANN; encoded by the coding sequence ATGAACTGGAAAAACAGTTTGATATCGCGACTTGAGTGGTCCGGGGAGATCATTAACATCAATGGTAAGCAAAAGGTGGCCTGGGAAATAGCCGCCAAGGTTAAGGATGGAGATATATTGGGCGTAGGGTCGGGTTCGACATCGTACCTGGCACTGGTTGCAATAGCGGAACGGATAAAGTCAGAAAAACTGAGTGTGAAAGCGATAACTACATCGATAGAAATATCGATGTTTTGCAGCAAATTTGGCGTACAGCAAACCAGTTTATTTGAGCATCGGCCCGACTGGCTGTTTGACGGCGCAGATGAGGTTGATCCGGATAATAACCTGATCAAAGGAAGAGGAGGGGCCATGTTTAAAGAAAAATTGCTGATGAGTTCCAGCCCTGTGAATTATATCATAGTTGATGAATCAAAAATGGTTCAAAAACTCAACACCAGGTTTCCAGTTCCGGTCGAGGTTTACCCCCAGGCATTGCTGCACGTGGAAAAGGAGTTGAAGCAACTTGGTGCCAATAGTATTGTTTTAAGACCCGCAAAGGGTAAAGACGGTTCTATCATCACAGAAAACAATAATTTGGTACTGGACTGTAATTTCGACGAGGTGTATACTGGTCTTGAAAAAGATATCAAAACCATCACCGGGGTTATAGAGAGCGGATTATTTATAGGGTACAAGCCCGAAATACTGATGGCCGCAAATAATTAA